In one window of Pseudoalteromonas espejiana DSM 9414 DNA:
- a CDS encoding 2OG-Fe(II) oxygenase, with protein MTDFIHVIDNALSDDFCDNFITTFSKSPHVKQGVTSGGVDLKKKDSHDLQLNNYPEYEQQLKHIQQTTAQHVFKYVEEHFFMLIGAFGLKVYHPKTGEVVDLTHDNFDEVGKPQLPVLVQQIFRLGNIQAQKYEINKGGYPYWHSEVYPQLQHNEALHRILLFMFYLNDVEEGGETEFYYQNRKIAPKKGTMVIAPGYFTHTHRGNKPISNDKYILTSWVLFNRAEKIYGTPKG; from the coding sequence ATGACGGACTTTATTCACGTTATTGATAACGCGTTAAGCGATGATTTTTGCGATAATTTTATTACCACTTTTTCTAAAAGCCCGCATGTAAAACAAGGAGTAACCTCTGGCGGTGTGGACTTAAAAAAGAAAGACAGCCACGACCTGCAACTAAACAATTACCCCGAATACGAACAACAATTAAAGCATATTCAACAAACCACTGCACAGCATGTTTTTAAGTATGTTGAAGAACACTTTTTTATGCTGATTGGTGCTTTCGGCCTAAAGGTATATCACCCAAAAACGGGCGAAGTTGTAGATTTAACACATGATAACTTTGACGAAGTAGGCAAGCCTCAGCTTCCTGTTTTAGTGCAGCAAATATTTAGACTAGGAAATATTCAAGCACAAAAGTACGAAATAAATAAAGGCGGTTACCCTTATTGGCATAGCGAGGTGTATCCGCAGTTACAACACAATGAAGCATTGCACCGTATTTTGTTATTTATGTTTTATTTAAACGACGTGGAAGAAGGCGGCGAAACAGAGTTTTATTATCAAAACCGTAAAATAGCCCCTAAAAAAGGCACCATGGTGATAGCCCCTGGCTACTTTACGCATACCCACAGAGGTAATAAACCCATTTCTAACGATAAGTATATTTTAACCTCGTGGGTGCTATTTAACCGAGC
- a CDS encoding acyl-CoA thioesterase, protein MFIEKVMPRFSETDALGHINNTALPVWFEAARVPIFKFFTPDLNPHNWKLIIAKIEASFVGELFYAHEVTIKTVVEHIGNSSFTIKQEAWQQGKCCVIGKTVLVRYNFANKAKQALSEAEITALSEHMA, encoded by the coding sequence ATGTTTATTGAAAAAGTGATGCCGCGCTTTAGCGAAACAGATGCACTCGGACACATTAACAATACCGCACTCCCTGTATGGTTTGAAGCAGCACGTGTCCCAATTTTTAAATTTTTTACTCCCGATCTAAACCCGCACAACTGGAAGTTGATCATTGCTAAAATAGAGGCCTCCTTTGTAGGGGAGCTTTTTTATGCACATGAAGTAACAATAAAAACGGTAGTAGAGCATATAGGCAATAGCTCCTTTACCATTAAGCAAGAGGCATGGCAGCAAGGCAAGTGCTGTGTTATTGGTAAAACAGTGTTAGTGCGCTACAACTTTGCTAACAAAGCAAAGCAAGCTTTAAGCGAGGCAGAAATCACAGCACTGAGTGAGCATATGGCTTAA
- a CDS encoding aldose epimerase family protein, whose translation MAPTSNNKPLEVITLSDGNNLTAEILPFGAIIKSIKFNNQEMTLTVSDPQYYLENPFYLGATVGRYANRIENGRFALSGTEYQLKANNAPNSLHGGETGFNKVLWQVIKQSSNEVELYYCSADGEESFPGQLHVWQTITTCNGELILSYKAKTDKETLVNFTNHSYFNLEGSDTINNHLLQINATEYLPINNNSIPLASSENVLGSCFDFTKPTRLGDALSAVHPQLTAGNGFDHCYIFNDDSRLKTMATLTSPHTGVNLTLKSTQPGMQLYTANFVGAPFKARQALCLEAQNWPNAANRSDFPKANLLPNEEYKQQIIFAFSQ comes from the coding sequence GTGGCACCTACTTCTAATAATAAGCCTTTAGAGGTTATAACACTTAGCGACGGTAATAACTTAACTGCAGAAATTTTGCCATTTGGCGCAATTATCAAAAGTATAAAGTTTAATAACCAAGAGATGACGCTCACAGTGAGCGACCCGCAGTATTATTTAGAAAACCCATTTTATTTAGGTGCAACAGTAGGGCGCTATGCAAATCGTATTGAAAACGGACGTTTTGCATTATCAGGCACTGAGTATCAGCTTAAAGCAAATAATGCTCCTAATAGCTTACACGGTGGCGAAACTGGTTTTAATAAAGTGCTATGGCAAGTTATTAAACAAAGCAGCAATGAAGTAGAGCTTTATTATTGCTCAGCCGACGGCGAAGAAAGCTTTCCTGGCCAATTACACGTTTGGCAAACGATAACTACTTGCAACGGTGAGCTTATACTTTCTTATAAAGCCAAAACCGATAAAGAAACCCTCGTTAACTTTACCAACCACAGCTACTTTAACCTTGAGGGCAGCGACACAATTAATAATCACCTGTTGCAAATAAACGCCACAGAGTACCTACCTATCAATAATAACAGTATCCCACTTGCCAGTAGCGAAAACGTTTTAGGTAGCTGCTTTGACTTTACCAAGCCAACGCGCTTAGGTGATGCGCTAAGTGCGGTTCACCCTCAATTAACTGCAGGTAACGGGTTTGACCACTGCTATATTTTTAACGATGACAGCCGCTTAAAAACAATGGCTACATTAACCTCGCCACACACGGGCGTTAATTTAACCCTTAAAAGCACGCAACCAGGTATGCAGTTATATACCGCAAATTTTGTAGGTGCGCCTTTTAAAGCACGCCAAGCATTGTGTTTAGAAGCGCAAAATTGGCCTAATGCAGCAAACAGAAGTGATTTCCCAAAAGCTAATTTATTGCCGAATGAAGAATATAAACAGCAAATAATTTTTGCTTTTTCGCAATAA
- a CDS encoding TonB-dependent receptor, whose product MIINNKLSFNKKTALSIAITGILASGNVAAQGAEGDTPTVDKDVEVIAVTGIRSSLRSSMLDKKASNVVTDGIKAEDLGKFPDLNVAESLQRITGVAIDRSGGEGQAVTIRGFGPQFNTVLVNGRQIATDSAGREFNFDVLAADQITGADIYKSNSATLQEGGIGGTVNVTTARPFDFGGLHVIGSVKGMYESLSEEVSPSASFLVSNTFNDDKLGVLFAITNQQRKLQNNQILTAGWRGGQTISNPQDGVLYDNAYIPRNWDQVVDEQDRERTNASLVLQYAPSDDITITVDGLISKFEVDSSVRDLASWFEPDRVGSATIDPETGTLLTFTQEVGLGNASGNPATDFVSHTRNSRDVTNKAFGVNVDWQVNESLKAKLDVSRSTAENDRAGNDRFNVVGIINSYSFDGTGSIPTVQHDGFENGSLPDASLARLHYNEVGNQFTDEDEITEIKADFEYVPDKGPVDRINFGAYRQEREKSSFQIFGSQCQFCGYGTQAPLDEIDFEAYSANNYFPGLIDTFYSYDGDKMLDYLADQGFPVEPTLQNNRYTINEDITSLYMDFTIGFDLADMPVTVNMGARYSETDIKVAAVQSFISDVVPTSDATLFSNVFGPATDIQEGTSYSNLLPSFNVKLELQDNMILRFAAYDSITRPTMSQLSPATTFNEPRRQNLTASGGNPALKPFQSENWDISYEWYYNDANLFSFAVFSKEVDDFIVTLTGDETYDMTDRTGPDFACTTCTDQTDAELNGSSEVYSVSRPQNGESATVTGYEIGVTHMFENGFGFIANATVVDSDISVDGDTTQTFALEGLGDSQNLVLFYEQENWQARIAFNNREGFLRLVDNGFNGEPVNVETYGQWDISASYDINENFTIFAEGINITEEELVQTGRFANQIYSVEDNGSRYAFGIRGTF is encoded by the coding sequence ATGATAATTAACAATAAGTTATCGTTCAACAAGAAAACCGCGCTCAGTATTGCTATTACAGGTATATTGGCAAGCGGCAACGTTGCAGCTCAAGGCGCTGAAGGTGACACACCGACAGTAGATAAAGATGTTGAGGTTATCGCGGTAACGGGTATTCGCAGCAGCTTACGTTCATCAATGTTAGATAAAAAAGCATCTAACGTTGTAACCGACGGGATTAAAGCAGAAGATCTTGGTAAATTTCCTGATTTAAACGTAGCAGAGTCTTTGCAACGTATAACAGGTGTAGCCATTGACCGTAGTGGCGGTGAAGGGCAAGCAGTAACAATTCGTGGTTTTGGCCCACAATTTAATACGGTACTTGTAAATGGTCGTCAAATTGCGACAGACAGCGCAGGCCGTGAATTTAACTTTGATGTATTAGCAGCAGATCAAATCACTGGTGCTGACATTTATAAAAGTAATAGCGCAACACTTCAAGAAGGCGGCATTGGTGGTACGGTAAACGTAACCACAGCTCGTCCTTTTGACTTTGGTGGCTTACACGTTATTGGTTCAGTTAAAGGCATGTACGAAAGCCTTTCTGAAGAAGTATCGCCATCGGCTTCATTTTTAGTAAGCAACACGTTTAACGACGACAAGCTAGGTGTGCTTTTTGCTATTACTAATCAGCAGCGTAAGTTGCAAAACAACCAAATTTTAACGGCAGGTTGGCGCGGTGGCCAAACAATTTCTAACCCACAAGACGGCGTACTGTATGACAATGCATACATTCCTCGTAACTGGGACCAAGTTGTTGATGAGCAAGACCGCGAACGTACTAACGCAAGTTTAGTGCTTCAATATGCACCATCTGACGATATAACAATTACGGTTGATGGTTTAATTTCAAAATTTGAAGTTGATTCATCAGTACGCGATTTAGCATCTTGGTTTGAACCAGACCGCGTAGGTAGCGCAACAATCGACCCAGAAACGGGTACTTTACTTACCTTTACGCAAGAAGTTGGTTTAGGTAATGCCAGTGGTAACCCTGCAACTGACTTTGTATCACACACACGTAACTCGCGTGATGTCACTAACAAAGCATTTGGTGTAAACGTAGATTGGCAAGTAAACGAGTCACTAAAAGCAAAACTTGATGTGTCTCGCTCTACTGCTGAAAACGACCGTGCAGGTAATGACCGCTTCAACGTAGTGGGTATTATTAACAGCTACAGCTTTGATGGTACAGGTAGCATTCCTACCGTTCAGCATGACGGATTTGAAAACGGCTCACTGCCAGATGCAAGTTTAGCGCGTCTTCATTACAACGAAGTAGGTAACCAGTTTACTGACGAAGACGAAATTACAGAAATAAAAGCTGATTTTGAATACGTGCCAGATAAAGGCCCAGTCGATCGCATTAACTTTGGTGCTTATCGTCAAGAGCGTGAAAAATCGAGCTTCCAAATTTTTGGCAGCCAATGTCAATTTTGTGGTTATGGCACGCAAGCGCCACTTGATGAAATTGATTTTGAAGCTTACTCAGCAAATAACTACTTCCCAGGTTTAATTGATACATTTTATAGCTACGACGGCGATAAAATGCTTGATTACCTAGCAGATCAAGGCTTCCCAGTAGAGCCTACATTACAAAATAACCGTTATACAATTAACGAAGACATCACTAGCTTATACATGGACTTTACTATTGGTTTTGACCTAGCTGATATGCCAGTTACGGTTAACATGGGTGCACGTTACTCAGAAACCGATATTAAAGTAGCTGCGGTACAAAGCTTTATTAGCGATGTTGTACCAACATCTGATGCCACGTTATTCTCAAATGTATTTGGTCCTGCTACAGATATTCAAGAAGGTACAAGCTACTCAAACTTACTACCGTCTTTTAACGTTAAGCTTGAACTACAAGACAACATGATTTTACGCTTTGCAGCGTACGACAGCATCACTCGCCCAACTATGTCTCAGCTTTCTCCTGCGACTACATTTAACGAGCCTCGTCGTCAAAACTTAACAGCAAGTGGTGGTAACCCTGCACTTAAGCCGTTCCAATCTGAAAACTGGGATATTTCTTACGAGTGGTACTACAACGATGCTAACTTATTTAGCTTTGCGGTATTTAGTAAAGAAGTTGATGATTTCATCGTAACCCTAACCGGTGATGAAACATACGATATGACCGACCGTACAGGTCCTGACTTTGCATGTACTACATGTACAGATCAAACCGATGCAGAGCTTAATGGTAGCTCAGAAGTTTACTCTGTAAGTCGTCCGCAAAATGGTGAGTCTGCAACAGTAACAGGTTACGAAATTGGTGTAACTCACATGTTTGAAAACGGCTTTGGTTTTATTGCCAATGCTACCGTAGTTGATAGCGACATTAGTGTTGATGGCGATACTACACAAACATTTGCACTTGAAGGCTTAGGCGATTCGCAAAACTTAGTATTGTTTTACGAGCAAGAAAACTGGCAGGCACGTATTGCCTTTAACAACCGTGAAGGCTTTTTACGCTTAGTTGATAACGGCTTTAACGGAGAGCCAGTGAACGTTGAAACATACGGTCAGTGGGATATTAGTGCAAGTTACGACATCAACGAAAACTTCACTATTTTTGCCGAAGGCATCAACATTACTGAAGAAGAGCTAGTACAAACAGGTCGTTTTGCTAACCAAATTTACTCAGTAGAAGATAATGGCTCACGTTACGCGTTTGGTATTCGCGGCACGTTTTAA
- a CDS encoding tryptophan halogenase family protein encodes MNKAVKTIAVIGGGTAGWLSAAIIASYHQGKNGDGLKVMLVESSDIPTIGVGEGTWPTMKNTLQQIGLREVDVFKACNATFKQGGKFVNWTHGNKDFYYHPFTVPLGYGRIDLAPYLNNVEDFAQQTNFQHDICEASLAPRGIAQGEYQGNCNYAYHLDAGAFAELLKQHCKSKLGIEHVIGTVEQVKLDDTGAIDSLTLKEQTRTINADLYIDCTGFSSLLLGQTLNVPFKKMDHVLFNDSALAMQVPYDESDDSLASHTIATAQNAGWIWDIGLTHRRGVGHVYSSKFLSDEEAEQNLRNYLGDAAKGLTARKISFESGYREKLWHKNCVAVGMSAGFVEPLEATAIMLVEISSRFVAEHMPADTQVMPIVAKRFNEQMDYRWQRIIDFLKLHYMLTKRPEPYWQAHVQPESIPQSLQEDLLLWGTRGPLIQDFHGALELFPAASYQYVLYGMGFKPDFTKQAYLYSQDAQANQIIERNSQLTQQMLQTLPPHRAYIEQWLAANPV; translated from the coding sequence ATGAATAAAGCAGTTAAAACAATAGCAGTAATTGGTGGTGGTACAGCAGGATGGCTGAGCGCTGCAATTATAGCTTCATACCACCAAGGTAAAAATGGTGATGGCTTAAAAGTGATGTTGGTTGAATCGTCAGACATTCCAACAATTGGTGTAGGTGAAGGCACCTGGCCAACGATGAAAAACACACTTCAGCAAATTGGTTTGCGTGAAGTAGATGTGTTTAAAGCCTGTAATGCGACCTTTAAACAAGGTGGTAAATTTGTAAACTGGACTCATGGCAATAAAGACTTTTACTACCATCCCTTTACGGTGCCACTTGGCTATGGCCGTATAGATTTAGCCCCTTATTTAAATAATGTTGAAGACTTTGCACAGCAAACCAACTTTCAGCATGATATTTGCGAAGCAAGCCTTGCTCCGCGTGGTATTGCACAAGGTGAATACCAAGGTAATTGTAACTATGCTTATCACTTAGATGCTGGCGCGTTTGCTGAATTATTAAAACAACACTGTAAAAGCAAGCTGGGCATTGAGCATGTTATTGGCACTGTAGAACAAGTAAAGCTTGATGACACCGGCGCCATAGATTCACTTACCTTAAAAGAACAAACCCGCACCATAAATGCCGACTTATACATAGACTGCACTGGTTTTTCATCGCTGTTATTAGGCCAAACCCTGAACGTGCCATTTAAAAAGATGGATCACGTATTATTTAACGACAGCGCTCTTGCCATGCAAGTCCCTTACGATGAAAGCGACGACTCTTTAGCAAGTCATACCATTGCTACCGCGCAAAATGCTGGCTGGATTTGGGATATTGGCTTAACGCACCGCCGTGGTGTTGGGCATGTATATTCAAGTAAATTTTTATCAGATGAAGAGGCTGAGCAAAACCTACGTAACTATTTAGGTGATGCAGCCAAAGGCTTAACCGCCCGAAAAATAAGCTTTGAGTCGGGTTACAGAGAAAAACTTTGGCATAAAAACTGTGTTGCAGTAGGGATGTCGGCAGGTTTTGTAGAGCCGCTTGAGGCAACCGCAATCATGCTTGTTGAAATTTCGTCTCGCTTTGTTGCAGAGCACATGCCAGCCGATACTCAAGTAATGCCTATTGTTGCTAAGCGTTTTAACGAACAAATGGATTACCGCTGGCAACGTATTATCGACTTTTTAAAGCTGCACTACATGCTCACTAAGCGCCCAGAGCCTTATTGGCAAGCACATGTACAGCCTGAGTCTATTCCACAAAGCTTACAAGAAGACTTACTACTTTGGGGCACCCGTGGCCCACTTATTCAGGATTTTCATGGCGCATTAGAGTTATTTCCAGCGGCCAGCTACCAATATGTTTTATACGGTATGGGCTTTAAGCCCGACTTTACTAAGCAAGCGTATTTGTATTCACAAGATGCGCAAGCAAATCAAATAATTGAACGTAACAGCCAGCTTACACAGCAGATGTTGCAAACTTTGCCGCCGCATCGCGCTTACATAGAGCAGTGGTTAGCGGCCAACCCAGTTTAA
- a CDS encoding SapC family protein: MAINELSNTQHQALKINTNAGVEYAKTQHLINLRANEVAKAACDLPIFLARNAQNGSYTVSGLTSFSAGQSLLVESNQWQALYTPMCMQTQPLYLMTREANSSDYFIAIDEQSKAVNTEKGEPLFDAKGKPSLYLSAQQKLLESDLKNDYQTYQFTQEIARLGLIKNIDIVLQFEQGEAQTIQGLSTVDEDKLQTLDSDTIANLHKQGYLSVLNSMLISLFQLNALVKRHNQRPELMPLKQIKLELSRDAHAL, encoded by the coding sequence ATGGCTATTAATGAACTATCTAATACACAACACCAGGCACTAAAAATAAACACTAATGCGGGCGTAGAATACGCTAAAACGCAGCACTTAATTAATTTAAGAGCAAACGAAGTGGCAAAAGCAGCCTGCGACCTACCTATTTTTTTAGCGCGTAATGCGCAAAATGGCAGTTACACCGTATCGGGCTTAACAAGCTTTAGTGCAGGGCAAAGTCTGCTGGTGGAAAGTAACCAGTGGCAAGCGCTTTACACCCCTATGTGTATGCAAACTCAACCGCTTTATTTAATGACCCGCGAAGCAAACAGCAGCGACTACTTTATTGCTATCGATGAGCAAAGCAAAGCGGTAAATACTGAGAAAGGCGAGCCGCTTTTTGATGCTAAAGGCAAGCCAAGCTTGTATTTAAGCGCACAACAAAAGCTACTCGAAAGCGATTTAAAAAACGATTACCAAACGTATCAATTTACACAAGAAATTGCGCGTTTAGGGCTTATTAAAAACATAGATATTGTTTTGCAGTTTGAGCAAGGCGAAGCGCAAACCATTCAAGGTTTAAGCACCGTTGATGAAGACAAACTACAAACTTTAGACAGCGATACCATTGCCAATTTACATAAACAAGGTTACCTAAGTGTGCTTAACAGTATGCTTATTTCGTTGTTTCAGTTAAATGCATTAGTAAAGCGTCACAATCAGCGTCCTGAACTTATGCCTTTAAAGCAAATTAAGTTAGAACTAAGTCGAGATGCGCACGCACTTTAA
- a CDS encoding SLC5 family protein translates to MSDNILQLVVFFFVTALIGGLTYWKCRGQNRNSGDNETKEYFLAGGGLTWMFVAGSITLTNLSTDQLVGMNGNQMALLVWWELAAILGLIILAKVFIPVYYKYNCTTTTELLEKRYNNKHIRAVIGGLFFLGNALIYMPAVIYSGALFMQTMFKVDIPLMYIATAFALVGAIYAFFGGLRAVAVSDTYNGLLVLGMAILVVFLALNAIDYDFSGIPQERLTLIGDADSPIPWPTLLTGMIFIQMYYWGTNQTITQRAMAAPNVKEAQKGIFAAAGIRFLIVPAIVVLPGIISYKLYGDIGDAAYGRIVGDVMPAWLTGVFAAAMAAAVLSTYNSLLNSATALYVCDIHEAYFNKEPSVVKLSGYVTLLLTSLTLVLVPIYQQADSIINLLQQLNGLLSMPIFSIFVVGLLFKNVDARAGIAAVILGVVMYGMLTFKNSPLHTDLHYIHLMPITLIVCVAFALIVNKVVFGLNAQWAGKSPALDDAPQAQAQK, encoded by the coding sequence ATGTCAGACAACATTTTGCAGTTGGTGGTTTTTTTCTTTGTAACCGCCTTAATTGGTGGGCTTACATATTGGAAGTGCCGAGGACAAAATCGCAATAGTGGTGATAATGAAACAAAAGAGTACTTTTTAGCCGGCGGCGGCCTTACTTGGATGTTTGTTGCAGGCTCTATCACCCTTACTAATTTAAGTACCGACCAACTGGTAGGCATGAATGGTAACCAAATGGCTTTGCTCGTTTGGTGGGAATTAGCAGCTATTTTAGGCTTAATTATTTTAGCTAAAGTATTTATTCCTGTTTATTACAAATACAACTGTACAACCACCACCGAACTATTAGAAAAACGCTACAACAATAAGCACATTCGCGCTGTTATTGGTGGCTTATTCTTTTTAGGTAATGCACTTATTTACATGCCAGCAGTAATTTACTCAGGGGCGCTATTTATGCAAACCATGTTTAAAGTAGATATTCCGCTAATGTATATAGCGACCGCATTTGCACTGGTAGGTGCTATTTACGCATTTTTTGGTGGCTTACGTGCTGTTGCAGTATCAGATACTTATAACGGGCTGCTTGTGCTTGGTATGGCAATACTTGTGGTATTTTTGGCGCTTAATGCCATTGATTACGACTTTAGCGGTATTCCACAGGAGCGTTTAACATTAATTGGCGATGCTGATTCACCAATTCCTTGGCCAACTCTCTTAACCGGTATGATCTTTATTCAAATGTATTACTGGGGTACTAACCAAACGATTACTCAACGTGCAATGGCGGCACCCAATGTTAAAGAAGCGCAAAAAGGGATATTTGCAGCAGCGGGTATTCGCTTTTTAATTGTACCTGCAATTGTAGTGCTACCCGGTATTATTTCGTACAAACTGTATGGTGATATTGGTGATGCAGCGTATGGCCGTATTGTAGGTGATGTAATGCCAGCATGGCTAACCGGTGTATTTGCAGCAGCAATGGCCGCAGCCGTACTTTCTACTTATAACAGCTTATTAAATTCAGCAACTGCCTTGTATGTGTGTGATATTCACGAAGCATACTTTAATAAAGAGCCAAGTGTTGTAAAGCTAAGTGGTTACGTTACATTATTACTGACTAGTTTAACGCTTGTATTGGTGCCAATTTACCAGCAAGCAGATAGCATTATTAACTTACTACAGCAGCTAAACGGCTTGCTAAGTATGCCTATATTCTCAATCTTTGTTGTAGGCTTATTATTTAAAAATGTAGATGCGCGCGCAGGTATTGCCGCGGTAATTTTAGGTGTAGTGATGTACGGCATGCTGACCTTTAAAAATTCACCGCTGCATACTGATTTGCACTATATTCACTTAATGCCAATTACACTGATTGTGTGTGTTGCGTTTGCATTAATCGTTAATAAAGTGGTGTTTGGCTTAAATGCTCAATGGGCTGGTAAATCGCCTGCTCTTGACGATGCACCGCAAGCACAAGCACAAAAATAA
- a CDS encoding alpha-galactosidase: MADIKPFFRLDSANSTVIFDCQSKTPALLYFGKRLSEQTTETMLTQLATRQEVKCAVVEEAPISLSPLLGEGFTGAPGLELSNDSIAWSVGPKLKEVRQPSQSTLEFVSVDELRGIEVVHSITLDSATDVLSAHTVLTNLSDSPLSVNFCAAPTFQLPDSMNKLVSFEGRWSNEFQRQSVDLVLGSFVRENRKGKTSHDVFPGLLVHTEGAGEQQGECYGFHLGWSGNNKLRAELLPEGRRYVQMGELLLPGELTLAKGQTYQSPSIYGSFSSDGFSALSRNFHRFVKANLLTQAQREKTRPVHYNTWEGIYFDHDVDTLKQLADKVAPLGIERFVLDDGWFKGRRGDYAGLGDWAVDYEIYPDGLSPVIDHVNSLGMEFGIWFEPEMVNPDSDLYRAHPDWVLGSENNEQLSFRNQLVLDLTRTEVVEYLYKAIDDILVEYPTIKYIKWDMNRDINHAGNFDGKPAVHQQTLALYRLIDRIKAAHPGLEIESCSSGGARVDYGVLAHTDRVWTSDSNDALDRLEIQRGCSFFFPSSVMGAHVGPRDCHITGRNVSIEMRAAVSMFGHMGIEMDPRELTDHEYSALKAAIALHKEHREFIHGADLYRLDSDDLSINFGLIDEQKLKALFAYNSVRETPRTAPNKLRFVGLDANTQYTLNLVWPVKFEEYRPSSIAAVNGQTFTGEALMEFGLQMPISFPQTSLIFELNKA, from the coding sequence ATGGCCGATATTAAACCATTCTTTCGATTAGACAGCGCAAACAGCACCGTTATTTTCGACTGCCAGAGCAAAACACCGGCATTACTTTATTTTGGTAAGCGCCTATCTGAGCAAACAACAGAAACAATGCTAACTCAGCTTGCGACTCGTCAGGAAGTAAAATGTGCCGTGGTTGAAGAAGCACCTATTTCTCTTTCTCCACTTTTAGGTGAAGGCTTTACCGGTGCTCCGGGCTTAGAGCTATCAAACGATTCTATTGCTTGGTCTGTAGGGCCAAAGCTTAAAGAAGTTCGCCAGCCTTCACAGTCAACCCTTGAGTTTGTAAGCGTAGATGAGCTTCGCGGTATTGAAGTTGTGCACAGCATTACGCTTGATAGCGCTACCGATGTACTTAGTGCGCACACGGTTTTAACTAATTTAAGTGACTCGCCTTTAAGCGTTAACTTTTGTGCGGCACCTACATTTCAGTTACCAGATAGCATGAACAAGCTAGTGAGCTTTGAAGGACGTTGGTCAAACGAATTTCAGCGTCAATCGGTTGATTTAGTACTCGGCAGCTTTGTACGCGAAAACCGTAAAGGTAAAACCTCGCACGATGTATTCCCTGGTTTATTAGTACACACTGAAGGTGCAGGTGAGCAGCAGGGCGAGTGTTATGGCTTTCATTTAGGCTGGAGCGGTAACAACAAGCTACGTGCTGAGCTACTACCTGAAGGGCGCCGTTACGTGCAAATGGGTGAGTTATTATTACCTGGCGAGCTAACCCTTGCTAAAGGCCAAACGTATCAAAGCCCAAGTATTTATGGCTCGTTCTCAAGTGATGGTTTTAGTGCGCTTTCTCGCAATTTTCATCGCTTTGTTAAAGCAAATTTACTTACGCAAGCGCAGCGTGAAAAAACACGCCCAGTGCATTACAACACGTGGGAAGGTATTTACTTTGATCACGATGTAGACACACTAAAGCAGTTAGCCGATAAAGTAGCACCTTTAGGTATTGAGCGTTTTGTACTTGATGATGGCTGGTTTAAAGGCCGCCGTGGCGATTACGCAGGCTTAGGAGACTGGGCGGTAGATTACGAAATTTACCCTGATGGCTTATCACCAGTAATTGACCATGTAAATAGCTTAGGCATGGAGTTTGGTATTTGGTTTGAACCAGAAATGGTAAACCCAGATAGCGATTTATACCGTGCTCACCCTGATTGGGTATTAGGCTCAGAAAATAACGAGCAACTAAGCTTTAGAAACCAGCTGGTGCTTGATTTAACGCGCACTGAGGTTGTTGAATACTTATACAAAGCGATTGACGACATTTTAGTTGAATACCCAACTATTAAGTACATAAAATGGGATATGAACCGCGATATTAACCATGCGGGTAACTTTGATGGTAAGCCGGCAGTGCATCAGCAAACACTTGCACTGTACCGTTTAATTGATCGCATTAAAGCGGCGCACCCAGGCCTTGAAATAGAAAGCTGTTCATCAGGTGGTGCACGTGTAGATTACGGCGTACTAGCACATACAGACCGTGTATGGACGTCAGATTCTAACGATGCGCTTGATCGTCTTGAAATTCAGCGCGGTTGTTCGTTCTTCTTCCCATCATCGGTAATGGGTGCACACGTTGGCCCGCGTGACTGTCATATCACTGGTCGCAATGTAAGTATTGAAATGCGTGCTGCGGTATCAATGTTTGGCCACATGGGAATCGAAATGGACCCACGTGAGCTGACAGATCATGAATACAGCGCCCTTAAAGCGGCCATTGCGCTGCATAAAGAGCACCGTGAATTTATTCATGGCGCCGATTTATACCGCCTAGATAGCGATGATTTATCAATTAACTTTGGTTTAATCGACGAGCAAAAATTAAAAGCGTTATTTGCTTATAACAGCGTACGCGAAACACCGCGTACAGCGCCTAACAAACTGCGTTTTGTTGGTTTAGATGCAAATACACAGTACACACTTAATTTAGTGTGGCCTGTTAAATTTGAAGAATACCGTCCTTCATCTATTGCAGCTGTTAATGGGCAAACATTTACCGGTGAAGCGTTAATGGAATTTGGCTTACAAATGCCAATTTCATTCCCGCAAACATCACTTATTTTTGAGCTTAATAAAGCTTAA